The Mytilus edulis unplaced genomic scaffold, xbMytEdul2.2 SCAFFOLD_498, whole genome shotgun sequence genome contains a region encoding:
- the LOC139506287 gene encoding uncharacterized protein — protein MPYLSKTATKELHVFSDASEKAIAAVAYLRTTDSSGEPNIGFILGKAKVAPTSGHTIPRLELSAAVLAVEITQTIVNNLDLHIDTVKFYTDSKVVLGYISNETRRFFIYVANRVEKIRKFSSPSQWNYVPTNRNPADSGTRSVPAHEIHLTHWSEQIHKRNPIANLNPFLDERGLLRAGGRIAKSDLNLREKKPLIVPGRHHIAILLVRHYHDKIKHQGRHFTYGAIRSAGFWIIGAKRLISSLIHKCVTCRKLRDKTECQIMSDLPEDRLEPSPPFTNVGIDTFGPWTIVSRKTRGGYANSKTLGNSFHMLSD, from the exons ATGCCGTATCTCAGCAAAACAGCCACAAAGGAGTTGCATGTCTTCTCTGATGCATCAGAAAAAGCCATAGCAGCTGTTGCATATCTACGCACGACCGACAGTAGTGGTGAACCTAACATAGGGTTCATTCTTGGGAAAGCTAAAGTTGCACCAACGAGTGGTCACACTATTCCACGACTTGAATTATCTGCTGCTGTATTAGCAGTTGAGATTACACAAACCATTGTGAATAATTTAGATTTACATATAGACACCGTGAAATTCTACACAGACAGTAAAGTGGTCTTAGGTTACATCAGTAATGAGACAAGAAGGTTCTTTATCTATGTCGCCAATAGAGTAGAGAAAATAAGGAAATTTAGCTCTCCAAGTCAATGGAATTACGTACCTACTAACCGTAATCCCGCTGATTCGGGAACAAGGTCCGTACCAGCCCACGAAATTCATTTGACACACTGGAGC GAACAAATTCATAAGCGGAACCCGATAGCTAACCTTAATCCGTTTTTGGACGAACGAGGACTGTTACGAGCAGGAGGCCGTATTGCCAAATCTGACTTAAACCTCCGTGAAAAGAAACCATTAATCGTCCCTGGACGCCATCATATAGCGATATTATTAGTCCGACACTACCATGACAAGATAAAACATCAAGGTCGCCACTTCACATATGGAGCGATTCGTTCCGCAGGATTCTGGATCATCGGAGCTAAACGCTTGATCTCTTCTCTCATTCACAAATGTGTGACTTGCCGCAAACTAAGAGATAAAACTGAGTGCCAAATCATGTCTGATTTGCCAGAGGACCGTCTTGAACCGTCACCTCCGTTTACCAACGTTGGAATAGACACATTTGGACCCTGGACAATTGTTTCACGTAAAACACGTGGTGGATACGCAAACTCAAAAACGTTGGGCAATTCTTTTCACATGCTTAGTGACTAG